The Acinetobacter chinensis genomic sequence GCCTGTGGACAGATCATCTGCCTGAACAAAATTGCCTGAATAGCGGCTGGAATCTTTGGTTGGACCTTTATAATTTCCTCCATCCCGTGGATAAAACCCCAACGTAATATGATTTTTATCATCGTTGTACTGATATTTTATACCGGTGTTCTGGATGTCTTCGATACCGACAGTATTGAGAATAGTTTCATAATAACTGTTGCCCCATAGTCTGGCATAACCAAAATCTACAGACTGTAACCCCACATTCAGTCGGTGCTGATCAGAAAATTTATAACCCAGCCAGGCATCTTTCAGAAAGATTGCATCACACAGACGTTCATACTGGTAGCAGCGGGTGTCCATTGAGGCAATCCAGTCTGGATTTTCATAAGCAACCACCAGTTTGATATCGGCAAGTTTCCAGTCCCCATTGGCAGAGCCTTCGTTTGCAGAATCTGCATAATCCTTATAGAGATAACGTGTCCGTACAGCACCGGAAATATCCAGTTTTCCTGTTGCTGTGTCTGCATTTCCAATATGGAGAGTCCCCGCGGGTGTAAGTGTGCTGATCAGCGCCGTGCTAAGTCCAATCAATGCAATAATTTTTCTCATCCTGAGCTTCCTTGTTGTCAGAGCCTGGAAAATGACCTGGATGAGGTAGAACGATCAATATCCTAAGCAGAAATACACTGTTTACGATTGATTGAAAATGCAGTGCTGCAAGGCATCCGCAGGCTGAACTCAATGAAATATCAGATGAAATGCAGAGAGTTATGCTTCAGTGTTGTACTGATTTTTAAGGAATGGGTGTGCCTGGTTTTATACTGGTTAATGGTTCAAGACGGTTTTGTAGTTGCTCACGGATAAATTCTATACAGACCTGCAGGCGGGAGGAACTTTGCAGGCGTGATGGATAGACTGCCCAGATATCTGCATCCTGCCAGTAATCCGTTAAAATATGCTGTAGTTTTCCAGTTTTAAGATCTTCTGCGACATCCCAGATGGAACGTAAAATAATACCTTTTCCATCCAGTGCGAGCTGACGGATGATTTCACCGTTATTGGAAATAAAGTGCGGCTCAATGTGTGTGATGCTTTCATCTGTGCGGGATTTTAATTTCAGAACCACTGAAGCCTGATCACGTTCACTGATCCCAAGATAGTGATAATTTTTCAGATCATGAATGGATTCAGGCTGACCGTAATGTTGTAGATAGGCAGGGGATGCACACAGTATTCTGAAGTTGGACATCAGCTTACGTGCAATCATGTTATGTGCAATGTCATTACCAATGCGGATATCCAGATCAATACTGTGTTCAATCAGATTTCGGGTGTTGTCGAGCAGATCAAAATTTACTGACAGTCCAGGGTGAATCTGTAACAGTTCAGAAAGAATGGGAGCAATATGTTTTCTGCCAAACCCAAAGCTGCAGACGATATCCAGGTGTCCGGACGGATGTTCCGCTGTACTGGTCAGCAGATCACTGATGTCATCATAACATCCTAATAACTCAGCTACTTTATCCAGAATCAGTTTGCCGTTGTCAGTCAGACTGACATGCCGTGTATTGCGGTGAAACAGTTTGCAGTTGAGGGTCTGTTCCAGAATATGAATACGTTTACTGATATAGGCAGGTGAAGTGCCCAGTTCTTCAGCTGATTTACCGAAACTTCGGTTCAGAGCAACTTCATAAAAAACTTTTAAATCCGCAAGATTAGGTAGATTCTTCACACTCTGTGTCCAATGGCTTGATAGTTTGCTGGTTGATCAACCGTGTCGGGAAAAGCATCTTAAACAGGTTAGGGAAAAACAACTGGATGCGTAGATACAAGTGATGACACAGAAATTTAAGATTGCGACAATTGCAGGCGATGGCATTGGTTTAGAGGTTTTACCACAAGGCATTCGGGTAGTAAAGGCTGCAGCCGAAAAGCACGGCATTGATCTTCAGTTTGATGCTTTTGACTGGGCGAGCTGTGATTATTATCTCGAGCATGGAAAAATGATGCCGGATGACTGGTTTGAAACCTTACAGCAGTACGATGCCATTTACTTTGGTGCGGTCGGATGGCCTGACAAAGTGCCTGACCATATTTCTTTATGGGGTTCACTGTTACAGTTCCGTCGCCGTTTTGATCAGTATGTCAATTTGCGACCTGTACGTCTGATGCCAGGGGTAAAGTCACCACTTGCAGACAAACAGCCTGGGGATATTGATTTTTACGTAGTCCGTGAAAACAGTGAAGGTGAGTATTCTGCTATTGGAGGAAAAGCTTTTGAGGGGACTGAGCGTGAATTTGTATTGCAGGAAGCGGTATTTACCCGTCATGGCGTAGACCGTATTCTGAAATATGCTTTTGAGCTTGCCCGCGAGCGTGATGCTAAAAAAATTACCGCTGCCACCAAATCCAATGGTCTGGCCGTCAGTATGCCGTACTGGGATGACCGCGTAGATGCCATGGCAAAGCAGTATCCTGACATTCAGGCGGATAAACAGCATGTGGATATTCTGGCAGCACGTTTTGTGCTTCAGCCAGAGCGTTTTGATGTTGTTGTAGCATCCAATCTTTTTGGTGACATTCTGTCCGATCTTGGTCCGGCATGTACCGGTACGATTGGACTGGCAGCATCTGCCAACCTGAATCCTGAGCGTAAATTTCCATCACTGTTTGAACCTGTACATGGTTCTGCACCGGATATTTATGGGAAAAATATTGCAAATCCTGTGGCAGTAATATGGTCAGGCGCCATGATGCTTGATTTCCTGGGGGATGGAAATCCGCAGTTTGATGCAGCCAGTCAGGACATTATGCAGGCTATTGAATATGTACTTGTTCATGGTCCGAAAACGGCTGATGTAGGTGGAAGCGCGGGAACAACTGAAATGGGTGAGGCAATCGCAACATTGATTACTCAACTTTGACAATCAAGGGATACTTCATGAAGAAGTATCCCTTTTCTATATGGATTTGTGGATATGGATAGCAAAACAACAAAAATCTATACAGACAAGGTACTGGCAGTCACGAGTCTCTCGTTTGTCTTTATCCTTGTTGCTGGACTGGCGATGTTTCCATCGGCATCTATTGAATTTGCTGCAAAACTGATGCACTGGACGACATCAGTTTTTACAACGCCTGTGCTGTTATTTACCTTTCTGTCCATTATTTTTACGATTGCACTGGCATTCAGTAAATATGGAAAAATCAGACTCGGTGAAGGTAAACCTGAATACAGCACCATGAGCTGGATCTTTATGTTTATCCTCTCAGGTATTGGCTCATCCAGTCTTTACTGGGGGTTCCTGGACTGGGCTTATTATTATCAGACACCAGGGCTGGGACTTGCACCTGAATCTCAGGATGCACTGAAATACAGTGTTGCATACTCATTCTTTCACTCAGGTGTCAGCGCATGGTCCATCTATGCACTTGCCTCCATTTCATTGTGCTACAGTTTTCATGTCCGGAAAAATAAAGGTCTGAGTTTGGCTGCCATTGTGGAAGCTGTGACAGGCTATAAAGCAACCGGAGTGGTCGGTCGTGTTGTCGATGTACTGTTCCTGTTGTGTATGTTTGGTGCACTGACAATTTCACTGGTACTGACCGCCGTCACATTTACCAATATTCTGTCTTTGCTGACAGGTATTCCAAATACCTTTATGACCAAGGTCATTATTATTCTGGCTGTTTCAGTGGTGTTTGCGCTGAGTTCCTATGTCGGGATGGAAAACGGCATGAAGCGTCTGAGCCATATGGTCTGCCTTGGCGTGTTGCTGTTTGCTGTATATGTACTGTGTTTTGGTCCAACTGAATTTATTCTGAACAATACGATGATGAGCCTGGGGCTGATGGCTTCACACTTTGTTGAAATGAGCCTGTTTACAGATCCTATGGGCGATGGAAAGTTCACTCGTGAATGGACTGTTTTCTACTGGTTGTGGTGGATTTCTTATGCACCTGGTGTTGCGTTGTTCGTTACACGGGTTTCAAAAGGCAGAACCATTAAAGAAGTTATTTTTGCCATGGTACTGGGCGGAAGTGCAGGTTTATGGTTTATTTTCGGTGTTTTTGAAAATTACAGTGTTTACAGTTTCATCCACGGACTGGTCAATGTTCCGAATATTCTCAGTACTCAGGGTGGAGAAGTTGCGATAGGACAGCTGCTCAATCTGTTGCCAATGGGTAAACTGGTTATGTGGTTCTTCCTGATCGTGATGGTTATTTTCCTTGCTGCCCATATGGATGCTGTTGGTTATGCTGTTACAGCAACCTGTACACGCGGACTGGAAGAAGGGCAGGATCCGTCACCGAATGCACGTCTGTTCTGGTGTGTCATGCTGACACTGGTCCCGATTGCGATGATTTTCTCTCATGCACCGCTGGATACCATGAAAACAGCGACCATTGTGACGGCACTGCCTTTTATTGTGATCATTCTGGTTCAGACCTATGGATTGATTAAGTGGTTAAAAGAAGACTATTCCAATATACCTGCACATCTGATTGAACAGCAGCATGCTGATCCTGTAGAGATGTCTGACAATATGCAGGCGTTACAGCACAGAACTGAAAGCTCTCAGCCTGCCAATGAACAGGTCTTTGAATCGGTTGCACCATCTGTAAAAGGAGATGCTTCATGAACATGAAATCTTATGAGCTGAGTCCAGCAATGCAGAATCTGGTTTACTGGAGTGGGGTTTATACCCCTGCCGGTCAGGATATTGAGTCTGTACGTGCTGCCTATGATGCAATGTGTGAATACTACACGCCTGAGCGGGATGGGCTGGTTAAAATTCAGGATCATGTTGTGCATACTGCAGAATATGATGTTCCAGTACGTCTGTATTTCCCTGAACAGCAGAGTGTGCCTGAGCAGGGATGGCCCTGTATTCTGTATATGCATGGCGGTGGGTATGTTGTGGGTGGGCTGGATTCACATGAGTTTTTTATCCGCCATTTGTGTGCAGACCTGAAAGTTTCAGTGGTCAGTGTGGACTACAGACTGGCACCTGAGCATGTTTTTCCTGCTGCCTACAATGACTGCATGGCGGTCTATCAGTGGATCAAAACTCAGTCCGCGCAGTGGCAGATTAACCCTGAAAAAGTGATTCTTGCAGGTGACAGTGCCGGTGGAAATCTGTCCACAGCTCTGGCGGTCAACCTGCAGCATACAGGTCAGCAGGCTCAGGGACTGGCACTGATTTATCCAGGTCTGAACACGGGGTGTGATCTTCCTTCTTATGTTGAGCATGCCCATGCGCCATTGCTCAGTACTGAAGATGTTCATTTTTACCTGAAAACCTATGCACCGGATGAAAAGGACTGGAAGGACACCCGACTTGCACCGCTGAATGCAGCAGACTTTTCAGATATGCCCGCCAGTTTTATCTCTGTCGCAGAATATGACCCCCTGCGTGATGATGGCAAAGTACTGGCGGAACATCTGCAGCAGGCTGGCATCGAATACAGCTATTTTGAAGCAAAAGGACTTTTGCATGGTGGATTAAGGTCACTGACTGAGTGTCCTGAAGTTCAGACCTTATACCAAAAGATGGTACAGGCAATTGGTAAAATGCTTGATTAACATCAGGATAAAAGTAAAAATTTAAAAATTGGAGAAAACAGTTGTGAGACAGATGGAAAAAGTACCTGAAAACTTTTGTACAGACCCGGAAAATGCATGGACCTTGCCAAAAGTTTTTTATACCTCCGGCAGTGTATTTGAACGTGAGAAAGAAGAAATTTTTTCTAAAAGCTGGATCTGTGTAGGTCATTACAGCGAAGCTGCCAGTGCCAATCAGTATTTTACCCGCAAGGTGATTGGTGAAAATATTATAGTCATCCGTGGTAAGGATAATGTTCTTCGGGCATTTTACAATGTATGTCCACACCGTGGTCATGAGTTGCTGACAGGAGCAGGGAAGTCCAAAAATGTAATTACCTGCCCATACCATGCATGGACATTCAAACTTGATGGCAGCCTGGCGCTTGCACGTAACTGTGAAAATGTTGCAAATTTTGATAAAGAAAACTCAAACCTGGCAGCACTGAAAGCTGAAGAGCATGGAGGTTTTATCTTTATCAATATGGATCCAGAGGCGACCTGTGTTGCAGATCAGCTTCCAGGTTTTGCAGAAAAACTCGGTGAAGCGTGTAAGGTGGTTAAAGACCTGAAACTGGCAGCCCGTTTTATCACGGAAACGCCTGCCAACTGGAAAGTCATTGTTGATAACTATATGGAATGTTATCACTGTGGACCTGCTCATCCAGGTTTTTCAGACTCCGTGCAGGTGGATAAATACTGGCATACATTGCATGAAAACTGGACTTTGCAGTTTGGTTATGCACGTTCTTCTGAGAAATCTTTCAAGCTCGACCCTTCAGTGGTTGATCCGTCTTTCAATGGTTTCTGGACCTGGCCAAGCACCATGTTTAATGTACCACCAGGTGCAGATTTCATGACGGTGATTTATGAGTTTCCTGTAGATGAAGAAACTACACTGCAACATTATGATATTTACTTCTTAAATGAAGAACTGACTCAGGAACAGAAAGATCTGATCGAATGGTACCGCCATGTTTTCCGTCCAGAAGACCTTAATCTTGTGGAAAGTGTACAGCGTGGTCTGAAATCACGAGGCTACCGTGGTCAGGGACGTATCATGACTGACAAGCAGCGTTCAGGCATTTCTGAACACGGCATTGCATATTTCCAGAGTCTGGTGGCAAAGCATTTCCAGTAAGGTTTTTCAGACTTTAAGATAGATCATCTGGATGTAAAAAGAGCATGGAATTTTATATTCAATGCTCTTTTTTTTGAGTGTCCGTGCTTCAGGCTTTAGGTTCAGGCGGAGTCATTCCAAACTGTAAATAGGCCTGATTGGTTGCAATACGTCCACGGGCAGTCCGCATGGCATAACCCTGCTGGATCAGATAAGGCTCAATCACATCTTCCAGTGTACCTGAATCTTCTGCCATTGCAGCAGCTAAAGCCTCAACACCAGCAGGACCACCATCAAAGCGTTCCAGTAACATACTCAGATAACGGCGATCTAGCGTGTCTAGACCATCTTTATCAACATTGAGCATATCCAGCGCACGCTGAGCCATTTCCTGAGTGACTTCACCAGTCCCTTTGACCTGAGCATAGTCACGTACGCGACGTAATAAACGGTTGGCAATACGCGGTGTCCCACGGGCACGACGGGCAATTTCCAAAGCACCATCCGGTGTGGTTGGAACATCCATGAGTGATGCTGAACGCGCTACGATATGCGTCAGGTCTTCAACTGAATAAAATTCGAGACGCTGTACAATCCCAAAACGGTCACGTAAAGGTGAAGTCAGCAGACCAGCACGTGTGGTCGCTGCAACCAGTGTAAATGGAGGTAAATCCAGTTTGATGGAGCGAGCAGCAGGACCTTCACCGATCATAATATCCAGCTGGTAATCTTCCATAGCTGGATAGAGAATTTCTTCAATTACCGGTGAAAGACGATGAATTTCATCAATAAACAGTACATCGCCTTCTTCAAGATTAGTCAGCATAGCTGCCAGATCGCCTGCACGTTCCAGTACTGGACCTGAAGTGGATTTGAGATTTCCACCCATTTCACGGGCAATAATATTGGCGAGTGTGGTTTTACCTAAACCTGGTGGTCCAAAGATAAGTGTATGATCCAGTGCTTCGGCACGACCACGGGCTGCACCAATGAAGATTTCCATCTGTTCACGGACGACCGGCTGACCGATATAGTCATCGAGTGAGGTAGGACGGATGGCACGATCAAAGTGATCTTCGGGTTTTTCAGAACCACTGATTAAACGGTCTTGCATAGCGTTTATAAATCTAATTTCCGGAATTGTTTTGATAATAATGCCATTATGAATTTTGATAATGGTCATTACTGAGGAGTCTTATCGATAAAGTTTAAATTTTAGGTTAAACCTGCGGTTCACCTTACCTTGCGAAATATATTTCTCATTCGCCAAAATGAGAAGCGAAGCTTCGCAAGAAAAGCACCTTGCGGAGCGATGCTCCTCACCGCAAAACTCGTCAACTACCGAACTGTTTCAAATATATCGCAGAAACATGTTATTTCAAAACTTGCGCCTTTACTGGCTCATGCCTCAGACAGTTGCGGATGACTTTTACGCGTATCAAATATTTGCTAGAAGTTTATAGTTTAAACTACTTATTCATCGATTTAAGTGCTGCACGGATAATATCACTGGCTTCAGTAAAATCACCTTTGGCAGCATTGACCAGTTTCTGAGCTTCCAAAGGTTTGTAACCTAATGACTGTAGTGCTGCTTCAGCTTCAGCAACCGCAGAGTTCCCAGTAAACTGGATCTGTGATGCAGTTGAAGTGGATGATGTTCCCGCAGAAAATGCTTTAAAACGATCACGTAATTCTATCATCAGGCGTTCAGCAGTTTTTGCACCGACACCAGGAACTTTGACCAGTGTTTTAACATCACCATTTTCAACAGTATGAATCAGCATTTCCACGCTTAAAGTGGAAAGAATACCTAAAGCCATTTTAGGGCCGACACCATTCACTTTGAGTAAGGTGCGGAAAATGATTTTTTCCTGCTGATTTAAGAAACCGTACAGAAGCTGGGCATCTTCACGAACGGCTAAATGCGTCCATAGCGTGATTTTCTGACCTTTTTGCAGCTGGCAGAAGGTTGAAAGTGGGGTGTCAATTTCATAGCCCACGCCATTTACATTTAAAAGTACAGTCGGTGCTTCCAGAGCTAAGACTTCACCAATCAGACATCCGATCATTATGTATATTCACTTCTATGCAGTTAGTTCTTTATGCTTTGATTTCGTATGGATACAAAGCAGGGTCTTTATGTGTTCAAATGGGTTGAGAGTATAACGAAGCCTGAAAAATTACCAATCATTCAGGACTTGATCGTTTTAAAAAAATCCAGCTTTATTGCCTTGTAATTCCTGAGCAAGCTGATACGCCTGATGATCTGAAAATTTACTGACAATATCCAGCACCTGCATAATATTGTCATAGTGATCATGGCTGAATCGTGCGCCAAAACGCTCCAGTATGGATAACAGACGCCCATCTTTGAAGCTCAGGGTTTTATGGGGTGTGGTGAGTGGAATGAAGGCATCCAGAATATGTTGCAGGCTTTGATGTGCAATAATTTCCAGACCAGACTTTTGCGGATGTTCAAATATTTTTTCACGCGCCAGGTTTTTTGCACGGTTGATGCCATTTTCAATATCTTCGGAGCAGTACTGAAGTAAAGAGCCTTTGAGCTGACCGGATAAAATCTGAAAATGCTGTCTGGCAAATGCTGTGGTTACCTCATCCACCAGGCGTTTCATTACACGACCACGCAGGGCTGCAATTTTTTGCTGCCAGGTGGTGTAAGGCATATTGAGTTCAGCAGGAACACCAAAATCGCCCAGCAGATCAAGGAATATCGGTTCCACTTCTTCATAGGACAGCATGTTTAGAATAATGCCATCTTCAAGGTCAATCAGCGCATAACAGATGTCATCAGCTGCTTCGAGCAGATAAGTCAGTGGATGGCGACACCAGTGGAAGTCACCC encodes the following:
- the ruvB gene encoding Holliday junction branch migration DNA helicase RuvB, with the translated sequence MQDRLISGSEKPEDHFDRAIRPTSLDDYIGQPVVREQMEIFIGAARGRAEALDHTLIFGPPGLGKTTLANIIAREMGGNLKSTSGPVLERAGDLAAMLTNLEEGDVLFIDEIHRLSPVIEEILYPAMEDYQLDIMIGEGPAARSIKLDLPPFTLVAATTRAGLLTSPLRDRFGIVQRLEFYSVEDLTHIVARSASLMDVPTTPDGALEIARRARGTPRIANRLLRRVRDYAQVKGTGEVTQEMAQRALDMLNVDKDGLDTLDRRYLSMLLERFDGGPAGVEALAAAMAEDSGTLEDVIEPYLIQQGYAMRTARGRIATNQAYLQFGMTPPEPKA
- the ruvA gene encoding Holliday junction branch migration protein RuvA is translated as MIGCLIGEVLALEAPTVLLNVNGVGYEIDTPLSTFCQLQKGQKITLWTHLAVREDAQLLYGFLNQQEKIIFRTLLKVNGVGPKMALGILSTLSVEMLIHTVENGDVKTLVKVPGVGAKTAERLMIELRDRFKAFSAGTSSTSTASQIQFTGNSAVAEAEAALQSLGYKPLEAQKLVNAAKGDFTEASDIIRAALKSMNK
- a CDS encoding BCCT family transporter encodes the protein MDMDSKTTKIYTDKVLAVTSLSFVFILVAGLAMFPSASIEFAAKLMHWTTSVFTTPVLLFTFLSIIFTIALAFSKYGKIRLGEGKPEYSTMSWIFMFILSGIGSSSLYWGFLDWAYYYQTPGLGLAPESQDALKYSVAYSFFHSGVSAWSIYALASISLCYSFHVRKNKGLSLAAIVEAVTGYKATGVVGRVVDVLFLLCMFGALTISLVLTAVTFTNILSLLTGIPNTFMTKVIIILAVSVVFALSSYVGMENGMKRLSHMVCLGVLLFAVYVLCFGPTEFILNNTMMSLGLMASHFVEMSLFTDPMGDGKFTREWTVFYWLWWISYAPGVALFVTRVSKGRTIKEVIFAMVLGGSAGLWFIFGVFENYSVYSFIHGLVNVPNILSTQGGEVAIGQLLNLLPMGKLVMWFFLIVMVIFLAAHMDAVGYAVTATCTRGLEEGQDPSPNARLFWCVMLTLVPIAMIFSHAPLDTMKTATIVTALPFIVIILVQTYGLIKWLKEDYSNIPAHLIEQQHADPVEMSDNMQALQHRTESSQPANEQVFESVAPSVKGDAS
- a CDS encoding porin codes for the protein MRKIIALIGLSTALISTLTPAGTLHIGNADTATGKLDISGAVRTRYLYKDYADSANEGSANGDWKLADIKLVVAYENPDWIASMDTRCYQYERLCDAIFLKDAWLGYKFSDQHRLNVGLQSVDFGYARLWGNSYYETILNTVGIEDIQNTGIKYQYNDDKNHITLGFYPRDGGNYKGPTKDSSRYSGNFVQADDLSTGTDIEEKNMWIGRISRNISINSEQNFKTEIGASYWYSELENQIGPQDGHRKTWNAFAVTDYQNWQWMLSIGEQDIQTNDPNHPFDSTIGAFDYPYQVANKARFAATEISYSIKEPFKNISEIKPYLTYSTYNKQQSGFIDSDRLNAGFYFFYKNLGIQAEYIRSKNDPMTGGSSLSLGQGDHNKASQLFFVSAGYYF
- a CDS encoding alpha/beta hydrolase, with the protein product MNMKSYELSPAMQNLVYWSGVYTPAGQDIESVRAAYDAMCEYYTPERDGLVKIQDHVVHTAEYDVPVRLYFPEQQSVPEQGWPCILYMHGGGYVVGGLDSHEFFIRHLCADLKVSVVSVDYRLAPEHVFPAAYNDCMAVYQWIKTQSAQWQINPEKVILAGDSAGGNLSTALAVNLQHTGQQAQGLALIYPGLNTGCDLPSYVEHAHAPLLSTEDVHFYLKTYAPDEKDWKDTRLAPLNAADFSDMPASFISVAEYDPLRDDGKVLAEHLQQAGIEYSYFEAKGLLHGGLRSLTECPEVQTLYQKMVQAIGKMLD
- a CDS encoding tartrate dehydrogenase; this translates as MTQKFKIATIAGDGIGLEVLPQGIRVVKAAAEKHGIDLQFDAFDWASCDYYLEHGKMMPDDWFETLQQYDAIYFGAVGWPDKVPDHISLWGSLLQFRRRFDQYVNLRPVRLMPGVKSPLADKQPGDIDFYVVRENSEGEYSAIGGKAFEGTEREFVLQEAVFTRHGVDRILKYAFELARERDAKKITAATKSNGLAVSMPYWDDRVDAMAKQYPDIQADKQHVDILAARFVLQPERFDVVVASNLFGDILSDLGPACTGTIGLAASANLNPERKFPSLFEPVHGSAPDIYGKNIANPVAVIWSGAMMLDFLGDGNPQFDAASQDIMQAIEYVLVHGPKTADVGGSAGTTEMGEAIATLITQL
- the cntA gene encoding carnitine monooxygenase subunit alpha, whose amino-acid sequence is MEKVPENFCTDPENAWTLPKVFYTSGSVFEREKEEIFSKSWICVGHYSEAASANQYFTRKVIGENIIVIRGKDNVLRAFYNVCPHRGHELLTGAGKSKNVITCPYHAWTFKLDGSLALARNCENVANFDKENSNLAALKAEEHGGFIFINMDPEATCVADQLPGFAEKLGEACKVVKDLKLAARFITETPANWKVIVDNYMECYHCGPAHPGFSDSVQVDKYWHTLHENWTLQFGYARSSEKSFKLDPSVVDPSFNGFWTWPSTMFNVPPGADFMTVIYEFPVDEETTLQHYDIYFLNEELTQEQKDLIEWYRHVFRPEDLNLVESVQRGLKSRGYRGQGRIMTDKQRSGISEHGIAYFQSLVAKHFQ
- a CDS encoding LysR family transcriptional regulator; translation: MKNLPNLADLKVFYEVALNRSFGKSAEELGTSPAYISKRIHILEQTLNCKLFHRNTRHVSLTDNGKLILDKVAELLGCYDDISDLLTSTAEHPSGHLDIVCSFGFGRKHIAPILSELLQIHPGLSVNFDLLDNTRNLIEHSIDLDIRIGNDIAHNMIARKLMSNFRILCASPAYLQHYGQPESIHDLKNYHYLGISERDQASVVLKLKSRTDESITHIEPHFISNNGEIIRQLALDGKGIILRSIWDVAEDLKTGKLQHILTDYWQDADIWAVYPSRLQSSSRLQVCIEFIREQLQNRLEPLTSIKPGTPIP